A single genomic interval of Streptomyces sp. 1222.5 harbors:
- a CDS encoding MFS transporter: MTTSQLLKDQKPGVARREGHPGIALTVIAACQLMVVLDATIVNIALPHIQGALKFSTTDLTWVVSAYTLTFGGLLLLGARAGDILGRRRVFMTGILLFTFASLLGGLAQEPWQLLAARALQGVGGAIASPTSLALITTTFPEGPERNRAFGVFAAVSAGGGAIGLLAGGMLTDWLDWRWVLFVNVPIGVLIASLAPLYITESERHPGRFDITGALTSTAGMALLVYGFIRASEEGWRDDLTLGSFGAAVLLLFAFVFTEMRAKEPITPLRMFTDRNRWGTYVIMLSLAAAMFGMFFYIVLFVQNVLGYSAVKAGLAFLPVTVAIAVGAGLSQRFLPALGPKPFMMAGSALVTVGLVWQSFIRPDSSYLDGVLGPMLVFGFGMGLIFVTVTVTAVSGVAQHEAGAASGLLNAMQQVGGSLGLSILTTVFGSAAKDETKKQVPRFLTEGSPEQQAQFARTHQLPAPWGHEVLAHGISTAFVPAAAMAVLAFLTAWLVIKVRKSDLDSLAGVAGPGIG; the protein is encoded by the coding sequence GTGACGACCTCTCAGCTGCTCAAGGACCAGAAACCGGGCGTGGCCCGCCGGGAGGGGCATCCTGGCATCGCACTCACCGTCATCGCGGCTTGCCAACTCATGGTGGTACTCGACGCGACGATTGTGAACATCGCACTCCCGCACATTCAAGGCGCGCTCAAGTTCAGCACGACCGACCTCACTTGGGTGGTCAGCGCCTACACGCTCACCTTCGGCGGTCTGCTGCTGCTCGGTGCGCGAGCCGGTGACATCCTCGGCCGACGCCGGGTGTTCATGACCGGCATCCTGCTGTTCACGTTCGCCTCGCTGCTGGGCGGCCTGGCCCAGGAACCCTGGCAGTTGCTGGCCGCACGAGCCCTGCAGGGCGTGGGAGGCGCGATCGCGTCGCCCACCTCTCTCGCGCTGATCACCACCACCTTCCCCGAAGGCCCCGAACGCAACAGGGCCTTCGGCGTCTTCGCGGCCGTGTCCGCGGGCGGCGGGGCCATCGGTCTGCTCGCGGGCGGAATGCTCACCGACTGGCTCGACTGGCGGTGGGTGCTCTTCGTCAACGTGCCCATCGGCGTGCTCATCGCGTCGCTCGCACCGCTGTACATCACCGAGTCCGAACGGCACCCGGGACGCTTCGACATCACGGGGGCACTGACCTCGACGGCAGGCATGGCGCTGCTCGTCTACGGCTTCATCCGCGCATCCGAGGAAGGCTGGCGGGACGATCTCACGCTCGGTTCTTTCGGCGCGGCCGTGCTGCTGCTGTTCGCCTTCGTCTTCACCGAGATGCGGGCGAAAGAGCCGATCACTCCGCTCAGGATGTTCACCGACCGCAACCGCTGGGGCACGTACGTGATCATGCTGAGCCTGGCTGCGGCGATGTTCGGCATGTTCTTCTACATCGTGCTGTTCGTGCAGAACGTGCTGGGTTACAGCGCCGTCAAGGCCGGGCTGGCCTTCCTCCCCGTGACGGTGGCGATCGCCGTCGGCGCGGGCCTCTCCCAGCGATTCCTGCCGGCACTCGGCCCGAAGCCCTTCATGATGGCCGGCTCGGCGCTCGTGACGGTCGGGCTGGTCTGGCAGTCCTTCATCCGGCCCGACAGTTCCTACCTCGACGGCGTGCTGGGCCCGATGCTCGTCTTCGGTTTCGGCATGGGCCTGATCTTCGTGACGGTCACCGTCACCGCGGTCTCCGGTGTCGCCCAGCACGAAGCGGGCGCGGCCTCCGGGCTGCTCAACGCCATGCAGCAGGTGGGTGGTTCGCTCGGACTGTCGATCCTGACGACCGTCTTCGGCTCGGCCGCCAAGGACGAGACGAAGAAGCAGGTGCCCCGGTTCCTCACCGAGGGCTCGCCCGAGCAGCAGGCGCAGTTCGCCAGGACGCACCAGTTGCCCGCGCCCTGGGGCCACGAGGTCCTCGCCCACGGCATATCGACCGCCTTCGTCCCGGCCGCGGCGATGGCCGTGCTGGCGTTCCTCACGGCCTGGCTGGTGATCAAGGTCCGTAAGAGCGATCTCGACTCCCTCGCCGGCGTAGCGGGCCCGGGGATCGGCTGA
- a CDS encoding ribonuclease HII has translation MPYEPPTHTVERSLRATTGAKVIAGVDEVGRGAWAGPVTVCAAITGLRRAPDGLTDSKLLTVRRRTELAEILQTWVTAYALGHASHDEIDSLGMTAALRLAAVRALEALPARPDAVILDGKHDYLGAPWQVRTVIKGDRSCVAVAAASVIAKVQRDKMMAELGIDHADFGFADNAGYPSPVHKAALEERGPTPYHRLSWAYLDALPQWRHLKKARSWADGSVPEIEGQLGFDF, from the coding sequence ATGCCGTACGAACCGCCTACCCACACCGTCGAGCGCTCCCTGCGCGCCACGACCGGAGCGAAGGTCATTGCCGGTGTTGACGAGGTGGGTCGCGGTGCCTGGGCCGGCCCTGTCACCGTCTGCGCCGCGATCACCGGACTGCGCCGGGCTCCCGACGGCCTGACCGACTCCAAGCTCCTGACGGTCAGGCGCCGTACGGAACTGGCCGAGATACTGCAGACGTGGGTGACGGCCTATGCCCTCGGGCATGCTTCCCACGACGAGATCGACAGCCTGGGGATGACTGCCGCGCTGCGACTTGCGGCGGTCCGCGCCCTGGAGGCCCTGCCGGCTCGTCCTGACGCCGTGATCCTCGACGGAAAGCACGATTACCTCGGTGCTCCCTGGCAGGTCCGCACGGTGATCAAGGGCGACCGGTCGTGCGTGGCCGTCGCGGCGGCGTCGGTGATCGCGAAGGTTCAGCGCGACAAAATGATGGCCGAACTGGGTATCGACCATGCAGACTTCGGATTTGCGGACAACGCCGGGTATCCGTCGCCCGTGCACAAGGCCGCACTCGAGGAGCGGGGGCCCACCCCGTACCACCGCTTGTCATGGGCGTATCTTGATGCGCTGCCCCAGTGGCGGCACCTCAAGAAGGCCCGTAGCTGGGCGGATGGAAGCGTTCCGGAAATCGAGGGCCAGCTCGGCTTCGATTTCTGA
- a CDS encoding TetR/AcrR family transcriptional regulator has protein sequence MVTSRWAAEPARASSPRRRGAVLERAILDAALEQLGEVGWKGLTMEGVAAGAQTGKAAVYRRWPSKEDLVADALQSGLPRVEAAPDLGSVREDLLTLCLQVRQIMFSAPGAALRAVIHECDQMQAERFQDVIVGGVVEPTVRLLREVVVRGIGRGEVRPDAANGYVFDAIPAMMMYRSKVCASEWSDRELEEMIDQLMLPLLRPHGC, from the coding sequence ATGGTTACCTCGCGCTGGGCGGCCGAACCCGCCAGGGCGTCTTCACCTCGCAGGCGCGGCGCGGTACTGGAGCGCGCGATCCTGGACGCCGCCCTGGAGCAGCTCGGCGAGGTCGGCTGGAAGGGCCTGACCATGGAGGGTGTCGCGGCCGGCGCCCAGACCGGCAAGGCGGCCGTCTACCGCCGGTGGCCCTCCAAGGAGGACCTCGTCGCGGACGCCCTGCAGAGCGGCCTGCCTCGGGTCGAGGCGGCCCCGGACCTCGGCAGCGTCCGCGAAGATCTCCTCACCCTGTGCCTCCAGGTGCGGCAGATCATGTTCTCGGCTCCCGGTGCCGCGCTGCGCGCGGTCATTCACGAGTGCGATCAAATGCAGGCGGAGCGCTTTCAGGACGTGATCGTCGGAGGCGTGGTGGAGCCTACCGTCAGGCTGCTCCGCGAAGTCGTCGTCCGCGGAATAGGGCGAGGAGAGGTGCGTCCGGACGCGGCCAACGGCTATGTCTTCGACGCTATCCCGGCCATGATGATGTACCGCTCCAAGGTGTGCGCGAGCGAATGGAGCGACCGGGAGCTCGAGGAGATGATCGACCAGCTGATGCTCCCGCTGCTGCGTCCGCACGGGTGCTGA